In Candidatus Omnitrophota bacterium, the genomic stretch GAGAGTGGGTGAAGGCACCGGCCTCGGTTTATCCGTTGTCTATAATATAATACGTCATCACGAAGGCACTATTGAGGCGGAAAGCGAAGTCAATAAGGGCGCAACGTTCACCATAATGCTGCCTTTATTATAGAAATAGAGAAAGGTCGGAGCGGGCGCTCAATTATGAAAAAGATCTCTCTGGCACAGGTTAAAGCGGATCAGAAGTGCAGGATAGCCGAGATACAGGGCGGCTCAAATCTGCATAATAAGCTTATGCATATGGGTGTCTTTAAGGGCAAGGATGTCACCAAGCTCAGCCATATCGGTTTGAGGGGGCCGGTCGTCATCAGGGCCGGGAGGAGCATCCTGGCACTGGGGCACGGCATAGCGGTAAAGGTGATGGTCGAGGTCGAATGATAAAGAAGATATACCTGATAGGGAACCCCAATGTGGGTAAGAGCGTGGTCTTCTCGCGGCTCACCGGCGTCAATGT encodes the following:
- a CDS encoding FeoA domain-containing protein; translation: MKKISLAQVKADQKCRIAEIQGGSNLHNKLMHMGVFKGKDVTKLSHIGLRGPVVIRAGRSILALGHGIAVKVMVEVE